One window of the Prionailurus bengalensis isolate Pbe53 chromosome E1, Fcat_Pben_1.1_paternal_pri, whole genome shotgun sequence genome contains the following:
- the VPS25 gene encoding vacuolar protein-sorting-associated protein 25 produces MAMSFEWPWQYRFPPFFTLQPNVDTRQKQLAAWCSLVLSFCRLHKQSSMTVMEAQESPLFNNVKLQRKLPVESIQVVLEELRKKGNLEWLDKNKSSFLIMWRRPEEWGKLIYQWVSRSGQNNSVFTLYELTNGEDTEDEEFHGLDEATLLRALQALQQEHKAEIITVSDGRGVKFF; encoded by the exons ATGGCGATGAGTTTCGAGTGGCCGTGGCAGTATCGCTTCCCGCCCTTCTTTAC GTTGCAGCCGAATGTGGACACTCGGCAGAAGCAGCTGGCCGCCTGGTGCTCGCTGGTCCTGTCCTTCTGCCGCCTGCACAAACAGTCCAGCATGACGGTGATGGAAGCTCAGGAGAGCCCGCTCTTCAACAACGTGAAGCTACAGC GGAAGCTTCCTGTGGAATCAATCCAGGTTGTATTAGAGGAACTGAGGAAGAAAG GAAACCTGGAGTGGTTGGATAAGAACAAATCTAGCTTCCTGATCATGTGGCGAAGGCCAGAAGAATGGGGGAAACTCATCTATCAGTGG GTTTCCAGGAGTGGCCAGAACAACTCCGTGTTCACTCTCTATGAGCTGACCAATGGGGAAGACACAGAGGATGAGG AGTTCCATGGGCTGGATGAAGCAACCCTACTCCGGGCTCTGCAGGCCCTACAGCAGGAGCACAAGGCTGAGATCATCACTGTCAGCGATGGCCGAGGCGTCAAGTTCTTCTAG
- the RAMP2 gene encoding receptor activity-modifying protein 2 isoform X1 → MASLRAERAAGGPRFSTTLAGRPAALRLLLLLGALTSKGLRPLLQAPPPRSPPSSFLPPFLLTAVLKPQESLAQLLPTEGSLKSEENKMEDYKANAQFCWQSYKEQMDSIPKDWCDWTMISRPYSDLQYCLEHFAEAFGLGFPNPLAEEIIFETHQIHFANCSLMQPTLSDPPEDVLLAMIIAPICLIPFLVTLVVWRSKDSEAQA, encoded by the exons ATGGCCTCGCTCCGGGCAGAGCGCGCCGCCGGCGGCCCGCGGTTCTCTACGACCCTCGCGGGGCGACCGGCAGcgctccgcctcctcctcctgctgggcG CTCTGACTTCCAAGGGTCTCagacccctcctccaggctccACCGCCTAGATCCCCGccatcctccttccttcccccatttcTGCTCACAGCTGTCCTGAAGCCCCAGGAGTCCCTGGCTCAGCTTCTTCCCACTGAAGGCAGCTTGAAGTCAGAAG AGAACAAGATGGAGGACTATAAGGCGAATGCCCAGTTTTGCTGGCAATCTTATAAGGAGCAGATGGACTCTATCCCCAAGGACTGGTGCGACTGGACCATGATTAGCAG GCCCTATAGCGACCTGCAATATTGCTTGGAGCATTTTGCAGAAGCATTTGGCCTGGGTTTCCCCAATCCCTTGGCAGAAGAGATCATCTTTGAGACTCACCAGATCCACTTTGCCAACTGCTCCTTGATGCAGCCCACCTTATCAGACCCTCCAGAGGATGTGCTCCTGGCCATGATCATAGCCCCCATCTGCCTCATCCCCTTCCTTGTCACCCTTGTGGTGTGGAGGAGTAAAGACAGCGAGGCCCAGGCCTAG
- the RAMP2 gene encoding receptor activity-modifying protein 2 isoform X2 translates to MASLRAERAAGGPRFSTTLAGRPAALRLLLLLGAVLKPQESLAQLLPTEGSLKSEENKMEDYKANAQFCWQSYKEQMDSIPKDWCDWTMISRPYSDLQYCLEHFAEAFGLGFPNPLAEEIIFETHQIHFANCSLMQPTLSDPPEDVLLAMIIAPICLIPFLVTLVVWRSKDSEAQA, encoded by the exons ATGGCCTCGCTCCGGGCAGAGCGCGCCGCCGGCGGCCCGCGGTTCTCTACGACCCTCGCGGGGCGACCGGCAGcgctccgcctcctcctcctgctgggcG CTGTCCTGAAGCCCCAGGAGTCCCTGGCTCAGCTTCTTCCCACTGAAGGCAGCTTGAAGTCAGAAG AGAACAAGATGGAGGACTATAAGGCGAATGCCCAGTTTTGCTGGCAATCTTATAAGGAGCAGATGGACTCTATCCCCAAGGACTGGTGCGACTGGACCATGATTAGCAG GCCCTATAGCGACCTGCAATATTGCTTGGAGCATTTTGCAGAAGCATTTGGCCTGGGTTTCCCCAATCCCTTGGCAGAAGAGATCATCTTTGAGACTCACCAGATCCACTTTGCCAACTGCTCCTTGATGCAGCCCACCTTATCAGACCCTCCAGAGGATGTGCTCCTGGCCATGATCATAGCCCCCATCTGCCTCATCCCCTTCCTTGTCACCCTTGTGGTGTGGAGGAGTAAAGACAGCGAGGCCCAGGCCTAG